Proteins encoded in a region of the Halobacteriovoraceae bacterium genome:
- a CDS encoding NAD(P)-dependent oxidoreductase: MQGIKTVIHIAEINYSENLVKTGEKMGVAWFILVHTTGRFSVFKSASAEYIRIEDALIESYKNLTILRPTMIYGSSSDKNIWRPVNFLYKFKFFPVFGTGENLMQPVVAMGPGDAYIKVLINKEKTINKQYDLSGKEPLPYIDLLKTVSRKLNRRTVFIHFPISLCILGAKIYNFLLPKKAIFSVEQVMRMNEDKAFSYEEASKDFGFAPLSFEDGINSEIEEYINSTQ; the protein is encoded by the coding sequence ATGCAAGGGATTAAGACGGTCATTCATATAGCTGAAATTAACTATTCAGAAAACCTAGTTAAAACTGGTGAAAAAATGGGTGTCGCTTGGTTTATATTGGTCCATACGACAGGAAGGTTTTCAGTGTTTAAATCTGCCTCTGCTGAATATATCAGAATTGAAGACGCCCTCATTGAATCTTATAAAAATTTGACAATTCTTAGACCAACTATGATTTATGGAAGTAGTTCAGATAAGAACATTTGGAGGCCAGTAAACTTCTTATACAAATTTAAATTTTTCCCCGTATTTGGAACAGGTGAGAACTTGATGCAACCTGTTGTCGCAATGGGCCCAGGCGATGCTTATATTAAGGTTTTAATAAATAAAGAAAAAACAATTAACAAACAGTATGACCTTTCAGGCAAGGAGCCTCTCCCTTATATTGATTTACTTAAAACTGTCTCTCGCAAGCTAAACAGAAGAACTGTTTTTATACACTTTCCAATATCTTTATGTATTTTAGGTGCGAAAATATATAATTTTTTACTCCCTAAAAAAGCGATTTTTTCAGTAGAGCAAGTTATGAGAATGAATGAAGATAAGGCCTTTTCATATGAAGAGGCGAGCAAAGATTTTGGTTTTGCACCGCTGTCTTTCGAAGATGGAATTAACTCAGAGATAGAAGAATATATTAACTCAACACAATGA
- a CDS encoding nuclear transport factor 2 family protein: MDMYKNQKYFKNSNEKFKMVISDFLTAVLDKNYLKFESYLHDELGIYAILPDGREYKTIEDFKDSQKKWFFGNTGEFTSEIKDYHTSGELGFSTMISNYKNRDETGENFDIDIYITLIFRHYEGKWYLIHDQNTILQRKSVF, from the coding sequence ATGGATATGTATAAAAATCAAAAATATTTTAAAAATTCGAATGAAAAATTTAAGATGGTTATATCTGATTTTTTAACGGCAGTCTTAGATAAAAATTATCTGAAATTTGAAAGTTATCTCCATGATGAGCTTGGAATTTATGCAATATTGCCAGATGGAAGGGAGTATAAAACTATTGAGGATTTCAAAGATTCTCAAAAGAAATGGTTTTTTGGAAATACTGGTGAATTTACTTCTGAAATTAAAGATTATCACACTTCTGGTGAATTGGGTTTTTCTACAATGATTTCAAATTATAAAAATAGAGATGAAACAGGTGAGAACTTTGACATCGATATATATATAACCTTAATTTTTAGACATTATGAAGGCAAGTGGTATCTTATTCACGACCAAAATACTATTTTGCAAAGAAAGAGTGTATTTTAG
- a CDS encoding transposase, with product MKAKKVIQFYRKRANCENFIKEQKYGLDFKHFPCKKLNANRVYGSIGTIANSMMRMSSFLIDEMR from the coding sequence TTGAAGGCTAAGAAAGTTATTCAATTTTATCGTAAGAGGGCGAACTGTGAAAACTTTATTAAGGAGCAAAAGTATGGATTGGACTTTAAACACTTTCCCTGTAAGAAACTAAATGCGAACAGAGTTTACGGGTCAATTGGGACAATCGCAAACAGTATGATGAGAATGTCTTCGTTTTTAATAGATGAGATGAGATGA
- a CDS encoding alpha/beta fold hydrolase: MYIQKFQNDVDSQTKKAILFLHGFPAESSISPVDPKIEKNIDIAENFAQTFKLDTYLLHYKGLGKSEGIFSFTGSIEDSLKYCESLTEKGYEQIYLFGHSWGGLVALNLAHKLTTNIAGLALFSPFNLIGSRPEIESLFDLVVLEVPYLFEKKTKAEYIDELIDIGLFFSPRKFANEILSDIPIYIYQAINDNEVPEQTTLDLVNLLHQNCFYKEIKTDHSLKENRDKVVNLILNDLISKKFV; encoded by the coding sequence ATGTATATTCAAAAATTTCAAAACGATGTTGATTCACAGACAAAAAAAGCAATATTATTTTTGCATGGATTTCCCGCAGAATCTTCGATCTCTCCAGTTGATCCTAAAATAGAAAAAAACATTGATATCGCAGAAAATTTTGCTCAGACCTTTAAATTGGATACTTATCTTTTACATTATAAAGGTCTAGGCAAAAGTGAAGGCATATTCTCTTTTACTGGTTCGATTGAGGATTCCTTGAAGTATTGTGAATCGCTGACAGAAAAAGGATATGAACAAATTTATCTTTTTGGCCATAGTTGGGGAGGTTTAGTGGCCCTAAACTTAGCTCATAAACTCACAACAAATATTGCTGGCTTAGCTCTATTTTCACCTTTTAACCTCATTGGATCAAGACCTGAGATCGAATCACTTTTTGATTTAGTTGTTTTAGAAGTTCCTTACCTTTTTGAGAAAAAAACAAAAGCTGAGTATATTGATGAATTAATTGATATAGGATTGTTTTTTAGTCCAAGAAAGTTTGCAAATGAAATTCTTTCAGATATACCTATTTATATTTATCAAGCTATCAATGATAATGAAGTTCCAGAACAAACAACACTAGATTTAGTAAATTTGCTTCATCAAAATTGTTTCTATAAAGAGATTAAAACAGATCATTCTCTTAAAGAAAATAGAGATAAAGTTGTTAATCTAATTTTAAATGATCTAATTTCAAAGAAATTTGTATAA
- a CDS encoding transporter substrate-binding domain-containing protein — translation MKNIFLVLLFLNSQFAFSTDIVIHPPKISKNDNRSLYFIDMLELALDKTKFKYGDYKLQASEKVMYQGDALNALAKGKYYDIAWSMTSQKREDDLHPIRIPLLKGLLGYRVFIIHKNAQKKFFKIKTIEEIKKLKTVQGSDWPDYDILKSAGFNIVGTTDYEHMFEMVNNGEIDYFPRGLNEPWEELAARPQLKNLIVDSKNVLVYPTAIYFFVNKNNKYLARRIQEGLDIAISDGSFHEKFFKHPVTKNMFKNSSLHKRNSFNIQNPVLPKLTPEDKKYWFYLKKR, via the coding sequence TTGAAAAATATTTTTCTTGTTTTGTTATTTTTAAATTCCCAATTTGCTTTTTCAACAGATATCGTTATACATCCCCCTAAAATATCAAAGAATGATAATCGTAGTTTGTATTTTATAGATATGCTTGAGCTTGCTTTAGATAAAACAAAGTTTAAATATGGTGATTATAAATTGCAGGCCTCCGAGAAAGTAATGTACCAAGGAGATGCCTTGAATGCTCTTGCAAAAGGTAAATATTACGATATCGCTTGGTCGATGACTTCACAAAAAAGAGAAGATGATTTACATCCTATTAGAATACCACTTCTTAAGGGGTTGTTGGGATATAGGGTATTTATTATCCATAAAAATGCTCAAAAAAAATTTTTTAAAATTAAGACCATTGAAGAAATAAAAAAACTAAAAACAGTTCAAGGTAGTGATTGGCCTGATTATGATATACTCAAATCTGCTGGTTTCAATATTGTGGGCACAACAGACTATGAACATATGTTTGAAATGGTTAACAATGGAGAGATTGATTATTTTCCAAGAGGTCTTAATGAACCTTGGGAAGAGTTAGCGGCCAGACCTCAGTTAAAAAATTTGATAGTTGATTCAAAAAATGTATTAGTTTATCCGACTGCAATATATTTTTTTGTGAATAAGAACAATAAATATCTCGCAAGAAGAATTCAAGAAGGTCTAGATATTGCAATCAGTGATGGAAGTTTTCATGAAAAATTTTTTAAACACCCTGTGACCAAAAATATGTTTAAGAATTCATCTTTACATAAAAGAAATTCCTTTAATATTCAAAATCCAGTTTTACCAAAGTTGACACCTGAAGATAAAAAATATTGGTTTTATTTGAAAAAACGCTAA
- a CDS encoding glycosyltransferase family 2 protein — protein sequence MKKLAIFIPAYNAAKTIPTVIDRIPQEIKNKVQEIFIVDNASDDNTYLTVIGYRHEIGLNNLKIIRNEKNIGYGGSQKLAYKYAIEQGYDIVVMLHGDAQYAPEYLPDIIKPLEEDKADLVFGSRMTGDPKKGGMPLWKRFANRLITWFENTVLETNLSEFHSGYRGYSCKALKDIPFDLCADDYHFDTDILVQYTIANKRIDETTIPTHYGKESQSPSMYQLIVYVFGIVSSMSEYWMHKKGIKIVEKYNFGRFSRSQKQKSV from the coding sequence ATGAAAAAGTTAGCGATTTTTATTCCCGCCTATAATGCGGCCAAAACAATTCCTACAGTAATAGATCGAATTCCCCAAGAAATAAAAAATAAAGTACAAGAAATATTCATTGTCGATAATGCAAGTGATGATAATACTTATTTGACTGTCATAGGTTATAGACATGAAATCGGACTGAATAATCTTAAAATTATCCGAAATGAAAAAAATATCGGCTACGGTGGATCTCAAAAACTGGCCTACAAATACGCTATCGAACAAGGTTATGATATTGTAGTCATGCTTCATGGAGATGCCCAATATGCTCCTGAGTATCTGCCAGATATTATCAAACCGCTAGAAGAAGATAAGGCCGATCTCGTTTTTGGTTCACGAATGACAGGTGATCCCAAAAAGGGAGGAATGCCACTTTGGAAACGTTTCGCAAATAGACTCATCACTTGGTTTGAAAATACTGTTTTAGAAACAAATCTCTCTGAATTTCACTCAGGTTACCGTGGTTATAGCTGCAAGGCTCTTAAGGATATTCCATTTGATTTATGTGCTGATGATTATCATTTTGATACTGATATTCTTGTCCAATATACAATCGCAAACAAAAGAATCGACGAAACCACAATTCCAACACACTATGGTAAAGAATCTCAAAGTCCTTCTATGTACCAATTGATCGTCTATGTCTTTGGTATTGTCAGTTCAATGAGCGAATATTGGATGCACAAAAAGGGCATTAAAATCGTCGAAAAATATAATTTTGGAAGATTTTCTCGTTCTCAGAAACAAAAGTCTGTATGA
- the tnpB gene encoding IS66 family insertion sequence element accessory protein TnpB, producing the protein MRASYDSLFSKVKNLLDEDPMSGHLFVFINRRRTSCKCLYYDGTGFVIVSKRLERSLFCKINPYHPGKIKLTQAEFNLFFEGADLNKRFIDSPKEI; encoded by the coding sequence ATGAGGGCGTCCTACGATTCATTGTTTAGCAAAGTAAAGAATCTGCTAGATGAAGATCCTATGAGTGGACACTTGTTTGTTTTTATCAACAGAAGACGTACAAGTTGCAAATGCTTGTATTATGATGGCACAGGTTTTGTTATTGTCTCAAAGCGTCTAGAGAGAAGTTTATTTTGCAAAATTAACCCTTATCATCCTGGAAAAATAAAATTAACACAGGCGGAGTTTAATTTATTTTTTGAGGGTGCAGACCTAAATAAGCGTTTTATCGACAGTCCTAAAGAAATTTAA
- a CDS encoding nucleotidyltransferase domain-containing protein yields MSSHNTGLTDDIIENIKNIILNNSKVEKIILYGSRAKGNFRSGSDIDICLKGKELTTNDILSIEDKLDDLNLPYTFDLSIFHLIDNSSLKDHISRVGINLSDL; encoded by the coding sequence ATGTCAAGTCATAACACTGGTTTAACAGATGATATCATTGAGAATATTAAAAATATCATCTTGAATAATTCTAAGGTAGAAAAAATCATACTCTACGGTTCTCGCGCCAAGGGAAACTTTCGTTCTGGATCGGATATTGATATCTGTTTAAAAGGTAAAGAACTCACAACGAACGATATCTTAAGTATTGAAGATAAATTAGATGATTTAAACCTACCTTATACATTTGATCTTTCAATTTTTCATTTGATTGATAATTCAAGTTTAAAAGACCATATTTCGAGAGTTGGAATTAATCTTTCTGACCTTTAA
- a CDS encoding transposase, translating to MEGLEYDYINTWGLNSINAYDQYGFSYCFQLRPGGTYSANGAGTMIRNIFKQVEKNMNKFLRGDSAYCNIGVMNTCINQNAKFTLAMKENVYKHILRLNQNTMKRKKTNPNFFDCDQCELSNAIYPNKDLAGRLNFLRVVFIRASKVNTSEIEDTLD from the coding sequence ATGGAAGGACTCGAATATGATTATATAAATACTTGGGGATTAAACTCCATAAATGCTTATGATCAATATGGTTTTAGTTATTGTTTTCAATTGCGTCCGGGTGGGACGTATTCAGCGAACGGCGCCGGTACTATGATTAGGAATATTTTCAAACAAGTTGAAAAAAATATGAACAAATTCCTTAGAGGAGATTCTGCTTATTGCAACATAGGAGTCATGAATACTTGTATTAATCAGAATGCTAAATTCACACTGGCCATGAAAGAAAATGTTTATAAACATATTCTGAGACTCAATCAAAATACGATGAAGAGGAAAAAGACTAATCCTAATTTTTTTGACTGCGATCAATGTGAACTATCTAATGCAATTTATCCGAACAAAGATCTGGCAGGTAGATTAAATTTTTTAAGGGTTGTTTTTATTCGGGCATCAAAGGTAAACACTTCTGAAATTGAAGATACGCTTGATTGA
- a CDS encoding phosphatase PAP2 family protein — protein MKSIFIFLILYTRIVYGAFEERPRPFQFITDVPSTLKSAWDLSFNTKKETLYAWGGIFLSTGLLIYYDEEILSEFQRFGRKIGIGNGDGTTSFLKVGSINIFRGPTDVGSTLYYLGDGWTHAFIGLGFVLTGLAKDSNRTLTTGSQIFNGMISSTIVNQIAKRSFGRESPYRKSAKRGRWRPFPSFSTYNNNISKYDAMPTGHLMTATMTFTIIDENYPEQRYWLRPFALTWMALLGYQMVNNGVHWISDYPLGIMMGYVFGKAAAKSGQTEVSQNGKWNFLPIYEVSPNEHVYGVAGLFSF, from the coding sequence TTGAAGTCTATTTTTATTTTTCTTATTTTATACACTCGGATTGTCTATGGTGCATTCGAAGAAAGACCTAGGCCCTTTCAGTTTATTACAGATGTTCCTAGTACTCTGAAATCAGCATGGGATCTCTCGTTCAATACCAAAAAAGAAACTCTTTACGCTTGGGGTGGAATATTTTTATCAACTGGTCTTCTCATTTATTACGATGAAGAAATATTATCTGAATTCCAACGCTTCGGAAGAAAAATTGGTATTGGAAATGGAGACGGAACGACAAGTTTTCTTAAAGTTGGCTCAATCAATATATTTCGTGGGCCAACTGACGTTGGTTCAACCCTTTACTATTTAGGAGATGGTTGGACACATGCTTTTATTGGTCTAGGTTTTGTCTTAACTGGTCTTGCAAAAGATTCAAACAGGACTTTGACAACAGGAAGTCAAATTTTTAATGGTATGATTTCGAGTACAATTGTGAATCAAATTGCCAAAAGAAGTTTTGGTCGAGAAAGTCCTTACAGAAAGTCAGCTAAAAGAGGTCGATGGAGGCCATTTCCTTCTTTTTCCACCTATAATAATAATATTTCAAAATACGATGCTATGCCAACTGGTCATCTCATGACTGCCACAATGACTTTTACTATTATTGATGAAAATTATCCAGAACAGCGGTATTGGCTAAGACCTTTTGCCCTGACATGGATGGCGCTATTAGGCTATCAGATGGTTAATAACGGAGTCCATTGGATAAGTGATTATCCCCTAGGTATCATGATGGGATACGTTTTTGGTAAGGCCGCGGCAAAATCGGGCCAAACTGAAGTTTCACAAAATGGAAAATGGAATTTTCTTCCAATATATGAAGTCAGTCCAAATGAACATGTTTATGGAGTTGCCGGGCTTTTTTCTTTCTAA
- a CDS encoding IS21 family transposase produces MLSVKVWGMIRNLKNNGLNISEISRNLNFDRKTVRKLLNSETPPQGYSRKKSASKLDDYKTYIDGRLQKYNLTAKKLFKEIKQQGYSGEYVIVSKYVKTIKDKHRAKAVLLFETLPGEQAQVDWGYFGKLYDQDLKKDVRLCCFVIVLGFSRTKFIHFFDGDNTENFLMGHNKSFEYFGGHTKDILYDNLKSVVIRRAFRVTDSEFNKRFMEFAVY; encoded by the coding sequence ATGTTAAGTGTAAAGGTTTGGGGAATGATCAGAAATCTAAAAAATAATGGATTGAATATATCAGAGATATCTAGAAATCTTAATTTTGACAGAAAGACTGTACGAAAATTACTAAATAGTGAAACACCTCCACAAGGATATAGTAGAAAAAAATCAGCCTCAAAATTAGATGACTATAAAACCTATATTGACGGTAGACTTCAAAAATATAATTTAACAGCTAAAAAACTATTCAAAGAAATCAAACAACAAGGATATTCCGGTGAATATGTAATTGTTAGTAAGTATGTAAAAACAATTAAGGACAAACATCGGGCAAAAGCAGTTCTCTTATTTGAAACTTTACCGGGAGAGCAGGCCCAAGTTGATTGGGGATACTTCGGAAAATTATATGATCAGGATTTAAAAAAAGATGTTCGATTATGTTGTTTCGTGATTGTACTAGGTTTTTCGAGAACAAAATTTATTCATTTTTTTGATGGCGACAATACTGAAAATTTTTTAATGGGCCATAATAAATCTTTTGAATATTTTGGTGGACATACAAAAGACATTCTTTACGATAATTTAAAATCAGTTGTGATTAGAAGAGCTTTTAGGGTCACAGATTCAGAGTTTAATAAAAGATTTATGGAGTTTGCTGTTTATTAG
- a CDS encoding response regulator: MKISANLTFLILDDDQRMRIILKEVLRKNGFNGPFFESDDVEFAKIILENQKISGGKAIDIILCDWEMPKGTGLEFVKWIRKEADYINTPFLMITSVNQQEKVLDALNSGVTNYLLKPFSSNEFIKKLKNIIKQHQDI; the protein is encoded by the coding sequence ATGAAGATCTCAGCAAATTTAACATTTCTTATACTTGATGATGATCAAAGGATGAGAATTATTCTTAAAGAAGTTCTTAGAAAAAACGGATTCAATGGACCTTTTTTTGAATCAGATGATGTTGAATTTGCAAAAATTATACTTGAAAATCAAAAAATATCTGGTGGCAAAGCAATTGATATCATTTTGTGTGATTGGGAAATGCCCAAAGGAACAGGCCTGGAATTTGTAAAATGGATTCGAAAAGAAGCCGACTATATCAATACACCATTTTTAATGATTACTTCTGTGAATCAACAGGAAAAAGTACTTGATGCTTTGAATTCTGGAGTGACAAACTATTTGTTAAAACCTTTTTCAAGCAATGAATTTATTAAAAAACTTAAGAATATAATCAAACAGCATCAAGATATTTAG
- a CDS encoding ABC transporter permease subunit (The N-terminal region of this protein, as described by TIGR01726, is a three transmembrane segment that identifies a subfamily of ABC transporter permease subunits, which specificities that include histidine, arginine, glutamine, glutamate, L-cystine (sic), the opines (in Agrobacterium) octopine and nopaline, etc.), producing MIINSHQSKWYIILLFFTIAFLLTTYKITVDFDYKWNWQLIPQYFLNHQNIKVESPIDGKIQLDKKNNKLIIQNDNQQIQTYSFKNADLLVQDGEEVYEGDTLFQTYEWRIGILLKGLWVTVKISLCASILALILGIMTGLARTSRNPIFKWPSTFYVEVIRGTPLLVQLFIIYFVIGTVIGIDDRFVCGFIALGVFAGAYTGEIIRSGIDSIHFGQMEAARSLGMTKTQAMIHVILPQVFKITLPALAGTVISLIKDSSLVSVMALTDLTKAGREIVSSSFMVFETWITVACLYFILTFVLSLLVKKLEFKMSAGYRT from the coding sequence ATGATCATAAATTCACATCAGAGTAAATGGTATATTATACTTCTTTTTTTTACAATTGCCTTTTTACTTACCACCTATAAAATAACAGTAGATTTCGACTATAAATGGAATTGGCAACTCATTCCTCAGTATTTTTTAAATCATCAAAACATCAAAGTTGAATCCCCAATTGACGGAAAAATCCAATTAGATAAAAAAAATAATAAGCTCATTATTCAAAATGATAATCAACAAATACAAACATATTCATTTAAAAATGCTGATTTACTTGTACAAGATGGAGAAGAAGTCTACGAAGGGGATACACTTTTTCAAACTTATGAATGGAGAATTGGTATTTTGCTCAAAGGACTCTGGGTGACTGTCAAAATCTCACTTTGTGCCAGCATTCTTGCCTTAATTCTAGGTATAATGACTGGTCTGGCCAGAACAAGTCGAAACCCTATTTTCAAATGGCCTTCAACTTTTTACGTCGAGGTAATTAGAGGTACTCCCCTACTAGTCCAACTCTTTATTATATATTTCGTCATTGGCACGGTTATTGGAATTGATGATAGATTTGTCTGCGGTTTTATTGCTCTAGGTGTTTTTGCTGGTGCTTATACTGGAGAAATTATTCGTTCAGGTATTGATTCAATTCATTTTGGACAGATGGAAGCAGCAAGATCTCTAGGTATGACAAAAACACAAGCTATGATTCATGTCATTCTGCCACAAGTTTTTAAAATAACTTTACCAGCTCTGGCCGGAACAGTTATAAGTTTAATAAAAGACTCATCCCTTGTTTCAGTAATGGCCCTTACAGATTTAACAAAGGCCGGCCGTGAAATAGTATCTTCTTCATTTATGGTTTTTGAAACTTGGATCACTGTAGCTTGCCTTTATTTTATCCTTACTTTTGTACTTTCTTTGCTAGTAAAAAAATTAGAATTTAAGATGTCTGCAGGATATAGAACATGA
- a CDS encoding amino acid ABC transporter ATP-binding protein: MNAIEVTNVIKTYNNGKITAVDNVDLTIKKGEVVVIIGPSGSGKSTLLRSINRLEDIDSGHIFIDGVDVFGQKTNIDKIRENIGMVFQSFNLFPHKTILHNITLAPQIVKKENKAEIELKAKQLLDKVGIANQAEKYPQQLSGGQQQRAAIARSLAMNPEFMLFDEPTSALDPEMVGEVLDIMKLLAKEGMTMLVVTHEMGFAKEVADRVIFMDHGKIIEQGCPQEIFASPKSERLKSFLSQIL, from the coding sequence ATGAATGCAATTGAAGTTACAAATGTAATAAAAACTTATAACAATGGAAAAATAACCGCAGTTGATAATGTTGATTTAACAATCAAAAAAGGTGAAGTGGTCGTAATTATTGGACCTTCAGGTTCTGGAAAAAGTACTTTACTTAGATCTATAAATAGACTTGAAGATATTGATTCAGGACACATTTTTATAGATGGAGTAGATGTATTTGGCCAAAAAACAAATATTGATAAAATAAGAGAAAACATTGGAATGGTTTTTCAGTCTTTCAATTTATTTCCGCATAAGACTATTTTACACAATATTACTCTAGCTCCACAGATCGTAAAAAAAGAAAACAAAGCAGAGATAGAACTAAAAGCAAAACAATTATTGGATAAAGTAGGAATTGCAAACCAAGCTGAAAAGTATCCTCAACAACTTTCAGGAGGCCAACAGCAAAGGGCCGCGATTGCAAGATCTCTGGCCATGAACCCCGAATTTATGCTCTTTGACGAACCTACAAGTGCTTTAGATCCTGAAATGGTGGGAGAAGTCTTAGATATCATGAAACTTCTGGCCAAAGAAGGAATGACGATGCTTGTAGTAACTCATGAGATGGGATTTGCAAAAGAAGTTGCCGATAGAGTCATCTTCATGGACCATGGAAAAATAATTGAACAAGGTTGTCCACAAGAAATTTTTGCTTCACCAAAAAGTGAGCGATTAAAAAGTTTTCTTTCACAAATTCTATAA
- a CDS encoding transporter substrate-binding domain-containing protein yields MKLISFLLILVLLCKPLIAEDTISNILKTGALKVGLEAGYMPFEMLDKKGQIIGFDVDIARQMAKAMGVKLEIINTEWDGIIPGLLTKKYDIIIAGMTITPQRNLKLSFSDPYIVIGQTILLNKKHEGKITSYEQLNNKKYTIASKLGTTGENAVKRLLPLAQYKSYQTSQEGALEVLNGRVDAFVYDLFQNKTFFETKANGKAIFLSKPFTYEPLAFAFRRSDPDFLNWLNNWLRQIKNDGTYDKYYKRWFESYEWEKRIK; encoded by the coding sequence CTGAAGTTAATATCTTTTTTATTAATACTTGTTCTCCTCTGCAAACCACTAATTGCCGAAGATACTATTTCAAACATTCTAAAAACGGGAGCTCTTAAAGTAGGATTAGAAGCTGGTTACATGCCTTTTGAGATGCTTGACAAAAAAGGTCAGATTATTGGTTTCGATGTCGATATTGCCAGACAAATGGCCAAGGCCATGGGAGTTAAACTTGAAATTATAAACACTGAATGGGATGGTATCATTCCAGGACTTCTTACAAAAAAATATGACATCATTATTGCAGGAATGACTATTACACCGCAAAGAAACTTAAAACTTTCTTTTTCTGATCCTTATATTGTTATTGGACAAACAATCCTTCTTAACAAAAAACACGAAGGAAAAATTACAAGCTACGAACAACTAAATAATAAAAAATATACTATTGCTAGTAAACTTGGAACGACTGGAGAAAATGCAGTAAAAAGATTATTGCCTTTGGCGCAGTATAAATCATATCAAACTTCTCAAGAAGGAGCACTAGAAGTTTTGAATGGAAGAGTTGATGCTTTTGTATATGATCTTTTTCAAAATAAAACCTTCTTTGAAACAAAAGCAAATGGTAAAGCAATCTTTTTATCTAAACCTTTTACTTATGAACCTCTAGCTTTTGCTTTTAGAAGGTCTGATCCTGATTTTTTGAATTGGCTAAACAATTGGTTGAGGCAAATTAAAAATGATGGAACCTACGATAAGTATTACAAACGATGGTTTGAAAGCTATGAATGGGAAAAAAGGATTAAATAA
- a CDS encoding nucleotidyltransferase substrate binding protein, which yields MNNNDVRWIQRLENLEKAFQEFQEAVDLAKSRQLTKLEKQGLIQAFEYTHELSWNVLKDFFIDQGNNTIAGSKDATREAFKVGIIKDGQIWMDMIKSRNLTSHSYNQETAETIVSNIMTKYYSQFKDLISELNSRK from the coding sequence ATGAATAATAATGACGTTAGATGGATCCAACGACTAGAAAACTTAGAAAAGGCTTTTCAGGAGTTTCAAGAGGCCGTTGATCTTGCAAAAAGTAGGCAATTAACTAAGTTAGAAAAGCAAGGGCTCATACAAGCTTTTGAATATACTCATGAACTCTCTTGGAACGTCCTAAAAGATTTTTTTATTGATCAAGGAAATAATACAATTGCTGGTTCCAAAGATGCAACAAGAGAGGCCTTTAAGGTAGGCATCATAAAAGATGGCCAAATTTGGATGGACATGATTAAAAGTAGAAATCTCACTTCTCATTCTTATAATCAAGAAACTGCAGAAACTATTGTTTCAAATATTATGACAAAATATTATTCTCAATTTAAAGACCTCATTTCTGAACTGAACTCGAGAAAATAA